One genomic region from Salvia hispanica cultivar TCC Black 2014 chromosome 2, UniMelb_Shisp_WGS_1.0, whole genome shotgun sequence encodes:
- the LOC125205120 gene encoding pentatricopeptide repeat-containing protein At4g21300-like: protein MNLFSYVPTKSWKILKSLISSKSPISCLHNSTAETLPEYFASCLEICPDISFLKKLHACVITHGLERNIFLGSKLFNSLAKFNLLAESKWVFNTIINNNLSLWNSIVVGYFRADQFSEVLGIYLKLRRKGIGIHSSAITFALKSCGDLGASAFGRNLHADAVRIGLSSDRFVGSSLIEFYTNCDRIGEAAKVFDEIAERDVVVYTSLITAYCKAGDHRANEAFRVAAEMQMNGFEPNRVTLVSLMRCASQLRALNEGRSIHGYAVRRGLGLGCADEVFETSLIDTYVKCGDPNAGAIVFDKMSRKTTGSRNALMAGYLKLGEPLEAFAIFVEMVGESELDLIALANGLLSCAELGYLLIGKAIHCHVIREGVVLDVVGETALIDMYSKCKNLSAAVNVFYRSEAKDAAMLNVMISGYLHNGCVYRAIETFRGMFATRVRPNTGTIISVLSALSDMEDVRTGRCIHGFAFRQGLEANTDIANQFINMYTKCGLMECARRVFDRIRIKDRVSWTSLMTGLVSHGQADAAMSLFRLMQKQSLQLDAITYTCLVQALNQLGSLMLVREVHGRVYRESLESDTTLMNSLITTYSKQGKLKMGSTLFKLMDEKHLSSWNTMIAAYGMHGDFVQALKLFYKMRREKIALDGVTFKSILSACSHTGLIEEGFHIFSSMERDHGITPSNEHYGCLVDLLCRAGKLEEAYDILEHAPSRRSASTLGSLLAACRIHGNSDMGERVGRLLLEIEPGNPSAYCSLSNLYAGEGRWDEVADIGDVAKRRGLRRTTGYSLIDIN, encoded by the coding sequence ATGAATCTATTTTCCTATGTGCCAACAAAATcttggaaaattttgaaatctttgatttcatcaaaatcaccAATTTCATGCTTGCATAACTCAACTGCTGAAACTCTACCTGAATATTTTGCTTCTTGTTTGGAAATATGTCCAGATATCAGTTTTCTAAAGAAACTGCATGCTTGCGTGATCACACATGGCCTCGAACGCAACATATTTCTGGGCTCGAAGCTTTTCAATTCACTTGCAAAGTTCAATCTTTTGGCAGAATCTAAATGGGTTTTCAACACCATCATCAATAACAATCTCTCCCTCTGGAATTCAATTGTTGTTGGCTATTTTAGAGCCGATCAATTTAGTGAAGTTTTAGGGATTTACTTGAAATTGAGGCGGAAAGGAATTGGAATTCACAGTTCGGCGATCACTTTCGCGCTAAAAAGTTGCGGTGATTTGGGGGCTTCTGCGTTTGGCAGGAATCTTCACGCCGACGCCGTTAGAATCGGGTTGAGTTCGGATCGATTTGTGGGTTCGTCGTTGATTGAGTTCTATACTAATTGCGATAGAATTGGGGAAGCAGCTAAGGTGTTTGATGAAATAGCTGAGAGAGATGTGGTTGTTTATACTTCTTTGATAACAGCATACTGTAAAGCTGGAGATCATCGCGCTAATGAGGCGTTCCGTGTTGCAGCTGAGATGCAGATGAATGGATTCGAGCCTAACAGAGTGACGTTGGTGAGCTTGATGCGTTGCGCATCTCAGTTACGAGCTCTCAATGAGGGAAGATCGATTCATGGGTATGCAGTTAGAAGAGGACTTGGACTTGGTTGTGCAGATGAAGTTTTTGAAACGAGCTTGATCGATACGTATGTGAAATGTGGTGATCCGAACGCTGGCGCCATTGTTTTCGACAAGATGAGCAGGAAGACTACTGGTTCAAGAAATGCGTTGATGGCTGGTTATCTGAAGTTGGGAGAGCCGTTGGAAGCTTTCGCAATTTTTGTAGAAATGGTTGGTGAATCCgagcttgatttgattgcttTAGCAAATGGACTATTGAGTTGTGCTGAGTTAGGATATTTGCTTATAGGAAAGGCTATACATTGTCATGTAATTCGAGAGGGAGTTGTTCTTGATGTTGTTGGTGAAACAGCCTTGATTGATATGTATTCCAAATGCAAGAACTTATCTGCAGCAGTAAATGTTTTTTACAGATCAGAAGCTAAGGATGCAGCTATGTTGAATGTGATGATATCTGGCTATCTTCACAATGGATGTGTATACAGAGCCATTGAGACGTTTCGTGGAATGTTTGCAACGCGTGTTAGACCAAACACGGGGACAATTATCAGCGTCCTTTCTGCACTGTCCGATATGGAGGATGTACGGACAGGGAGGTGCATCCATGGCTTCGCGTTCAGGCAAGGTTTGGAAGCAAATACGGACATAGCAAACCAGTTCATTAACATGTACACCAAATGTGGCCTCATGGAATGCGCTAGGCGAGTCTTTGATAGGATCAGGATCAAGGATCGGGTTTCATGGACATCGTTGATGACAGGTTTGGTGAGCCATGGCCAAGCTGATGCAGCAATGTCATTGTTTCGGCTTATGCAGAAACAAAGTTTGCAACTTGATGCTATCACATATACATGTCTGGTTCAGGCACTGAATCAACTCGGATCGTTGATGCTAGTCAGAGAAGTACACGGACGTGTGTATCGAGAATCTCTAGAGAGCGATACGACATTGATGAATTCCCTCATTACCACCTACAGCAAGCAGGGGAAGCTCAAAATGGGAAGCACTCTGTTCAAGCTAATGGATGAGAAGCATTTGTCATCTTGGAACACTATGATAGCTGCATATGGTATGCACGGTGACTTTGTTCAAGCCCTCAAGCTGTTTTACAAAATGAGACGAGAAAAGATCGCCCTCGATGGAGTCACGTTCAAGTCAATACTCTCCGCCTGCAGCCACACCGGCCTTATAGAGGAGGGCTTCCATATTTTCAGCTCCATGGAGAGGGATCATGGGATCACTCCATCTAATGAGCACTATGGCTGTTTGGTGGATTTGCTGTGTCGAGCAGGGAAGCTCGAGGAAGCTTACGATATTCTTGAGCATGCCCCATCAAGACGGAGTGCTTCAACTCTAGGCTCTCTGCTTGCTGCTTGTAGAATTCATGGGAACTCGGATATGGGTGAGAGAGTGGGAAGGTTGCTGCTGGAGATTGAGCCGGGGAACCCGAGCGCCTACTGCTCGTTGTCGAATCTATATGCTGGAGAAGGAAGATGGGATGAAGTAGCTGATATTGGGGATGTTGCCAAGAGAAGAGGTCTGAGGAGGACTACAGGATACAGCCTTATTGATATTAACTGA
- the LOC125205135 gene encoding UPF0301 protein Plut_0637-like isoform X1, producing the protein MDLVSPIRGRISTFKRCSSTFESRKSNASFSVACCMLGPAQYEEGPSVRTDWRAFRARLVAREQAPPVEERRGDDKWAHGIYEPERGCLLIATKKLDGVHIFERTVIMLLSTGPEGPTTGLILNRPSLMSIKEMQPLVPGPVFFGGPVEEDVFLVSPRGEGVLEKVVEGVYYGTKGSVGCAAEMVERKVVEAEELRFFHGYCAWEREQLSDEIRAGYWAVAACSPSVIQQATVGLWEEISGLMGPTKVW; encoded by the exons ATGGACCTTGTTTCTCCAATCAGAGGCAGGATTTCCACATTCAAAAGGTGCAGCAGCACCTTTGAATCTAGAAAGTCTAATGCCTCATTCTCTGTAGCAT gTTGCATGCTGGGTCCAGCCCAATACGAAGAAGGCCCGTCTGTCAGAACAGACTGGCGAGCCTTCCGTGCCAGGCTGGTGGCCCGGGAGCAAGCTCCACCCGTGGAGGAGCGGAGAGGAGACGACAAATGGGCCCACGGCATCTACGAGCCGGAGAGAGGCTGCCTGCTGATCGCCACAAAGAAGCTGGACGGCGTCCACATCTTCGAGCGGACGGTGATCATGCTGCTGTCGACGGGCCCTGAGGGCCCGACGACAGGGCTTATACTGAACCGGCCGTCGCTGATGTCGATCAAGGAGATGCAGCCTTTGGTGCCGGGCCCGGTGTTCTTCGGGGGCCCGGTGGAGGAGGATGTGTTCCTGGTGAGCCCGCGCGGGGAGGGGGTGCtggagaaggtggtggaggGGGTGTACTACGGGACGAAGGGGAGCGTGGGGTGCGCGGCGGAGATGGTGGAGAGGAAGGTGGTGGAGGCGGAGGAGCTCAGGTTCTTCCATGGCTACTGCGCTTGGGAGAGGGAGCAGCTCAGCGATGAGATTCGGGCCGGGTATTGGGCTGTCGCGGCCTGCAGTCCTAGTGTCATTCAGCAGGCTACTGTTGGGCTTTGGGAGGAGATTTCGGGCCTCATGGGCCCGACCAAAGTTTGGTGA
- the LOC125205122 gene encoding uncharacterized protein LOC125205122 — protein sequence MGTKIQAIPFLREKHHSVIDLDASTSNAMRSSYNEIGMLQNGKNPESISSYDIQKVKQTILEHESVFRNQLRELHRLYGRQRELMTEIKRRGTNKTDVMEEKFRSSYLLSPFPTENTKRSWNPSNNTIFQGGTYSLGFQERFSKFPVVEKRNHLAACDGDDRLYLHGVQTSQHGPDALSFSLYNRNGYHPGDERITNPRYGVSDRLALSRAEISENPCSNLNLVTKDFFHDDRTSKEGSLSIHGLRKERSGPDYYAVNSPEKWRIDKRSLLGELGSGKSVAFPQSLLAEPRKEFSNSASLSRKKKKIFGVEISEGNDDAFDSVPNMSSNLDHCVPTSLIADSFVQNFSLHGENWNEGNHERSKAESKGGTWLQKATNTAAGGEQKPREAIPQLPGLADCERNQDNNPKGSLPWFLRDSKVSTDLNDKAKGCYFMNLDSLQSHSHKFFAKVEKPDDALQTSKQEKEVKGENLRHCIDLNMSLDEEGAPSAPSLPCAIVKIAATEIDLEAPAALESEMDALDSSESDKFAAEAMIAISSSVDEKLVDESFSSLKWFAQVVSSEHVAANQSRTGQVEESIPDGMDHFEFMTLKLEDSKEEYPHYEPFVLQAPSDDDTGASLTRRTRRGQSRRGRQRRDFQRDILPGLVTLSRLQVTEDFQAFDELLKAGGTTRQSHSTRNGKGRKRLASSPRVKTPCSRQAEQPVCQIEERSLAGWGKKTRRLPRQRCPNAFLSFPVKC from the exons ATGGGAACGAAGATACAAGCTATTCCGTTTCTTCGGGAAAAACATCACTCTGTGATTGACCTTGATGCAAGCACAAGCAATGCAATGAGGTCTTCGTATAATGAAATCGGGATGCTGCAAAATGGCAAGAATCCAGAGTCAATATCGTCTTATGACATACAGAAAGTGAAGCAGACGATTCTCGAGCATGAATCTGTTTTCAGAAACCAG CTCAGGGAACTTCACCGCCTTTATGGAAGGCAACGGGAGCTGATGACCGAGATCAAAAGGAGAGGTACGAACAAAACTGATGTTATGGAAGAAAAGTTTCGGTCGAGCTATCTGCTCTCTCCTTTCCCCACTGAAAACACAAAGAGATCATGGAATCCCTCGAATAACACCATTTTTCAAGGTGGAACATATAGCCTCGGATTTCAAGAAAGATTTTCTAAGTTTCCCGTTGTTGAGAAAAGGAACCATCTGGCAGCATGTGATGGAGATGATAGACTCTATCTTCATGGCGTTCAGACATCTCAACATGGGCCCGATGCTTTGTCATTTAGTTTGTACAACAGAAATGGTTATCATCCAGGAGACGAAAGGATAACCAACCCAAGATATGGAGTTTCTGATAGGCTCGCGCTGTCAAGGGCAGAAATATCCGAGAATCCTTGTTCCAACCTCAATCTTGTCACGAAAGATTTCTTCCACGATGATAGAACGAGTAAGGAAGGTTCACTGAGCATTCATGGATTGAGGAAGGAGAGGAGTGGACCTGATTACTATGCTG TTAATTCTCCAGAGAAATGGAGAATCGACAAACGTTCTCTGTTGGGAGAGCTCGGTTCTGGAAAGTCAGTGGCGTTTCCTCAATCACTTTTGGCTGAGCCAAGAAAAGAATTCTCAAATAGTGCATCACTCTCTcggaaaaagaagaagatttttGGAGTCGAAATTTCTGAAGGAAACGATGATGCATTTGATTCTGTGCCTAACATGTCGAGTAATTTGGATCACTGCGTTCCCACCTCGTTGATTGCTGATTCTTTCGTGCAAAACTTTAGCCTTCATGGAGAAAATTGGAATGAGGGAAACCATGAAAGGTCAAAGGCAGAGTCAAAAGGTGGAACGTGGCTGCAGAAGGCGACGAACACGGCTGCAGGAGGCGAACAGAAGCCACGAGAGGCGATTCCTCAACTTCCTGGTCTTGCAGATTGTGAAAGAAACCAGGACAACAATCCGAAAGGATCATTGCCATGGTTTCTTAGAGATTCCAAAGTAAGTACTGACCTCAACGACAAGGCGAAGGGTTGCTATTTCATGAATCTTGACTCGTTGCAGAGCCATTCCCACAAGTTCTTCGCCAAAGTTGAAAAGCCCGATGATGCGTTGCAGACTTCAAAACAGGAAAAGGAAGTCAAGGGTGAAAATCTGAGGCATTGCATCGACTTAAACATGTCGTTGGACGAGGAGGGTGCACCGTCTGCACCCTCTCTCCCGTGTGCTATTGTGAAAATAGCAGCGACAGAGATTGACTTGGAGGCACCGGCAGCTCTTGAATCCGAGATGGATGCACTTGATTCAAGCGAAAGCGATAAATTTGCAGCAGAGGCCATGATTGCCATCTCATCATCTGTGGATGAAAAACTGGTTGATGAATCCTTCTCTAGTCTGAAATGGTTTGCACAAGTGGTTTCTTCCGAACACGTTGCAGCGAATCAGAGTCGAACCGGACAGGTTGAGGAATCAATACCCGATGGCATGGATCACTTCGAATTCATGACACTAAAGCTGGAAGACTCCAAGGAGGAGTACCCTCACTATGAGCCATTCGTGTTGCAAGCTCCGAGTGATGATGACACGGGAGCTTCTCTAACCAGAAGGACTCGGAGAGGGCAGTCGAGAAGGGGGAGGCAACGGAGAGACTTTCAGAGGGACATCCTCCCCGGTCTAGTCACACTGTCTCGGCTTCAAGTGACCGAGGATTTTCAGGCGTTTGATGAGTTGCTGAAGGCCGGGGGCACCACCAGGCAGTCGCACTCCACGAGGAACGGGAAGGGGAGGAAGCGTTTGGCTTCATCTCCGAGAGTGAAAACACCTTGCTCGAGACAAGCAGAGCAGCCGGTGTGCCAGATTGAGGAGAGGAGTTTAGCCGGATGGGGAAAGAAGACGCGACGTCTGCCTAGGCAGCGATGTCCTAATGCGTTCCTCTCTTTCCCGGTGAAATGTTGA
- the LOC125205135 gene encoding UPF0301 protein Plut_0637-like isoform X2, whose translation MLGPAQYEEGPSVRTDWRAFRARLVAREQAPPVEERRGDDKWAHGIYEPERGCLLIATKKLDGVHIFERTVIMLLSTGPEGPTTGLILNRPSLMSIKEMQPLVPGPVFFGGPVEEDVFLVSPRGEGVLEKVVEGVYYGTKGSVGCAAEMVERKVVEAEELRFFHGYCAWEREQLSDEIRAGYWAVAACSPSVIQQATVGLWEEISGLMGPTKVW comes from the coding sequence ATGCTGGGTCCAGCCCAATACGAAGAAGGCCCGTCTGTCAGAACAGACTGGCGAGCCTTCCGTGCCAGGCTGGTGGCCCGGGAGCAAGCTCCACCCGTGGAGGAGCGGAGAGGAGACGACAAATGGGCCCACGGCATCTACGAGCCGGAGAGAGGCTGCCTGCTGATCGCCACAAAGAAGCTGGACGGCGTCCACATCTTCGAGCGGACGGTGATCATGCTGCTGTCGACGGGCCCTGAGGGCCCGACGACAGGGCTTATACTGAACCGGCCGTCGCTGATGTCGATCAAGGAGATGCAGCCTTTGGTGCCGGGCCCGGTGTTCTTCGGGGGCCCGGTGGAGGAGGATGTGTTCCTGGTGAGCCCGCGCGGGGAGGGGGTGCtggagaaggtggtggaggGGGTGTACTACGGGACGAAGGGGAGCGTGGGGTGCGCGGCGGAGATGGTGGAGAGGAAGGTGGTGGAGGCGGAGGAGCTCAGGTTCTTCCATGGCTACTGCGCTTGGGAGAGGGAGCAGCTCAGCGATGAGATTCGGGCCGGGTATTGGGCTGTCGCGGCCTGCAGTCCTAGTGTCATTCAGCAGGCTACTGTTGGGCTTTGGGAGGAGATTTCGGGCCTCATGGGCCCGACCAAAGTTTGGTGA